GCACTCCATCCCCACCTCCGACGCCGCCGCCGCCGGCCCGCGCGGCCTCGCCGCCGACCTGCGCGCCCAGGCCGGCGCCGAGCCGGGCGAGGAGGGCGCGGATGTGTACTCGGCGCAGCACCTCGACGTGGCCCGTGAGATCCTCGCCGGCGTGCCCGAGGCCGCGGACGTGCCGTGGTCGCTCGTGTACCAGTCGCGCTCCGGCCCGCCCTCGGTGCCGTGGCTCGAGCCGGACATCAACGACGCGATGGAGCACCTCGCGGGCGAGGACGCCGAGACGGACGCGCAGGGTCGTGCCGTGGCGGGCTTCGTCGTCGTGCCCCTGGGCTTCGTCTCGGACCACATGGAGGTCCTCTGGGACCTCGACACCGAGGCCCGGCAGACCGCCGCCGACCTCGGAGTGGGGTTCCGGCGCAGCCCCACCCCGGGCACCGACCCGCGGTTCGTCTCCGGGCTCGTGGACATCGTTGAGGAGCGGCTGGGCCGGCGCGAGGGCCGCGCCGCGGCCGGCTGCTTCCCGGCCTGGTACGACGTGTGCCGGCCGGACTGCTGCACCAAGGTGATGCGCGACGGCACCGTGCGCCCGACCACCTCCGCCGTGGACGCGGACGTGCGCGGCCTGACCGAGCACGAGGCCGGCACCGCGCCGGCCGGCCGCACCGAGGAGGGCTGAGGACCATGTCCACGCTGCGCATCGGCACGCGGGGCTCGGCCCTGGCCACCACCCAGACCACGCACGTGGCCCAGGCCCTGGCCGAGCGCGCCGGGCTCGACCACGAGCTCGTGGTGATCCGCACGGAGGGGGACGTGACCACCGGCTCGCTCGCCTCCCTCGGCGGGACCGGCGTGTTCGCCTCGGCCCTGCGCGCGGCGATCCTCGACGGGGCCGTGGACCTCGCGGTGCACTCCCTCAAGGACCTGCCGGCGGCCCAGCCGGACACCCTCGAGATCGCGGCGGTGCCCGAGCGGGCCGACCTGCGTGACGCCCTGTGCGCCCGCGACGGCCTCACCCTGGCCACGCTGCCCGAGGGCGCCCGCGTGGGCACGGGCTCGCCGCGCCGCGTGGCCCAGCTCAAGGCCCTGCGCCCGGACCTCGTGCTCGTGGACATCCGCGGCAACGTGCAGACGCGCTTGGCGCGCGTGCCCGGGCTCGAGCAGCACGACGACGGCGCCCCCGCCGCCGCCGGCTCCCCGCGGGGGGACCTGGACGCCGTGATCCTCGCGTGCGCCGGCCTGGACCGCCTGGGCCTGGACCACGTGATCACCGAGCGGATCGACCCGGACGTGATGGTCCCGGCCCCCGGCCAGGGCGCCCTGGCCGTGGAGGTCCGCGCCGAGGACGAGTCCTTCCTCGGCGCGGCCCTGCTGGAGCCGGACGCTCCGGTGGGCCGCCTGCGCGCCGGGCTCGAGCTCGTGGACGACCGCGCCACGCACGTGGCCGTGACGGCCGAGCGCGCCCTGCTGCGCCGCCTGGAGGCCGGCTGCGCCGCCCCGATCGGCGCGGTGGCGCGCGTGGTGGACGGCGAGGCTGGCGCCCCGCGCATCGAGATGACCGCCATGGTGGCCGCCGTGGACGGCTCGCGCGTGCTGCGACGGACCTCCTCCGTGCAGCTCGACCCTGTCCCCGAGGACCTGGCCGCGGACCCCGCGGCCGCCGACGAGTGGCTCGAGGACACCCTGTTCGTGGCCGCCGAGGCGCTCGGCGTCCACGTGGCCGAGCAGTTCGTGGCCGAGGGCGCGGACCTGCTGCCGGGCACGGTGCGCGGGGTGTCCGCGACCGCCCTCGAGGCCGCGCCGCAGTCCGACGACCCGGCCTGAGATGCGCGTCCTGCTCACCCGCCAGCCGGCCCAGGCCGGCGACCTCGAGGCCGGTCTCGCCGGCGCCGAGGTGGCGGGGCGGCGGCTGCGGGTCGGCTTCCTGCCGCTGACCGACTTCGCGCTGCCCGACGACGACGGCCCGCTGCGCGCGCTGCTCGCGGACTGGGCGGGGGTCGACGGTGATGCGGCCGGGCCGGGGCGCTCGGACGGGTCCCGCTGGCTCGTGCTGACGAGCCCCAACACCGTGCGCGCACTCAGGGCCGTCGGCTGGGACGGCCATGTCCCAGTGGGTGCGCGGATCGCGGTCACCGGACCGGGCACGGCACGGGTGCTGACCGAGGCGGGCTGCGACGCGGCGCCGTGGCTGCCGCCCGAGGACCGCTCCGCCGAGGGCCTGATCGCCGGACTCGCCGCCCTGCACCCCCGCGGTGCCCGTGCGTGGCTGCCCCAGTCCGATCGGGCCCGGCCCCGCCTCGCCGACGGCCTGCGCGCGGCGGGCTGGGACGTGCGGACCGGGCTCGCCTACCGGACGGTGCCGTATTCGGCGCAGGCCGGCAGGCGGCTGCTCGACGCGGCGGCGGACGAGGGCCGGGGGGACGTCGTGACGCCCGCGCGGCTGGCCGCGGTCGCGGCGGGGACCGCCGTGGTGCTCACCAGCTCCTCCGCGGCGGAGGAGTTCGTGGCCGCGGGGCTGACGCCGCTGGTGGGGGAGCGGGTGCGGCTCGTGGCGATCGGCGCGCCGACCCGTGACACGTGTGCGCGGCGGGGTCTGCCCCTGCTCGGGACGGCCCCCACGCCGGACGCGGCCGGAGTGCTGGCCGTGCTGCGCGCTGCGGCCTGAGCCGCCCGGCCGCACGCGAGGCGAGGCTCAGTCGGGGCGGTCGCCGTCCGGGTCGGTCGCGTCGTCCTCCGTCGGCGCGGGGCCGGCGTCGTGCCTCTCGTCCTGCGGCACGCCGGTGGCGGAGGCCATCAGGTCCACCCGCGGCTCGCGGAGGATGGCGACGGCCACGTTGTTGAACCCCGTGTTGGACAGCAGCTGCGAGGCCTCCTCGTCCGTGAGGTCGTAGGCGTGGGCGAGCATGCGCACGTTCTCCGTGTAGAAGGCGTGCAGGCGGTCGACCCCGCGCAGGAAGTCCAGCGTGTTCCCCATGGCGGGGAGCCTACCGGGCGGGCGTGGTGGCCGGGTGGCCGGCGGGTGAACGGCCGGTGGACCGGCCCGCCGGCCGCGGGGGACGACGGGCCGCGGCGCTCAGCCCTCGGCGCGGCGGCTGCGGCGGCGGACCAGCGAGACCTCCATGGTCCGGCCCTCGGTGCGGGTGCGCAGGTACGGCTGGTCCTCCACGAGGGTGGAGAGCTTGGAGTGCCCGAAGTCGCGCGGGTCGAAGTCCACGTGGGTGCGGCTCAGGTGCTGGCCGATGAGGGACAGCGTGGCCCAGCCGTCGTCGGTGCTCGTGGCGTTGACGGCCTTGGTGAGCGCGGCCTGCAGGTCGATGCGCGGGGCGGCGTCGGCCTCGTCGTGCTCGGGCTCGGCCTCGACCGGCACCTCGGGCGGGGTCGGGTCCTCGGTGACGTCCGACGACGACGCACGGCGGCCCCGACGGCCGGCTCCGGACTTCGCCTCCGGGCCCTTCCCGTCCCTGCCGGTGGCGGCGTCCCCGGCGGGCGCCGCGTCGGCGGCGGGGGCCTCGGCGTCCGCGTCCGTGGCCTCGGGGGTGTCGGTGGCGTCGGTGGTCTTCGACCCGCGACCGCGGCCTCGACCGCCGCGGCGGGACCCCGAGCGGCCGGAGCCCTCGGACGCCTTGGCGTTCTCCTCCTTGGCGGGGGCGTCCTCACCCGTCTCGTCGTCGTCGACGTCCTGGTCCGTGGCGGTGCCGAGCAGCTCGAGGTAGATGAACTGGTCCACGGCGTTGCGCAGCGAGGCGGGGGTCTTGCGGGCGCCCAGGCCGATCACCCGCTTGCCGCCCTCGCGCAGGCGGGTGGCCAGGCGCGTGAAGTCGGAGTCGGAGGAGACCAGGGCGAACGCGTCCACGTTGCCCATCCAGAGCAGGTCCATCGCGTCGATGATGAGCGCGGAGTCCGAGGAGTTCTTGCCCACGGTATAGGCGAACTGCTGGACCGGCTGGATCGCGTGGTGGTTCAACGCCTTCTTCCAGCCGTTCAGGTTGGTGGTGGTCCAGTCGCCGTACGCGCGCTTGATCGTGGGGGTGCCGTAGGTGGCCAGCTCCTCGAGGATCAGGGGGGCGAACTTGGGGGAGACGTTGTCGCTGTCCATCAGGACGGCGATGCGCAGGGATGCGGGGGTGGGTTCGGGCATGTGTTCCACCCTAGTCGGCGGCGGTGCGCCCGTGGCCGGCGGCGATCGGGGTCGCCTCCCGCTCGCCCCGGCGCGGGCGGGGCCGCGAGGCGGCGGCCACCGTGCCGACGACCAGCCCGACGAGCGCCGGGACCACCCAGCCGAAGCCGACCGCGTAGCCGGGCAGCACCCGACCGGCCAGGCCCGTCAGGGCGGTGACGGGGGCCGTCGTTCCGAGCGACTCCGGCAGGGCGCCCAGCAGGTCGAAGACGGCGGCGAACCCCGTGCAGGCGACCACCCAGCGGGCCACCGCCGGGCGGTCCCGCACCCAGGCCCAGGCGAGCCCGAGCAGGATGACGACGACGGCGATCGGGTAGAGGAGCATCAGCACCGGGACGGACCAGGCGATGATGGCCTCCAGGCCCAGGTTGGCGAGCGCGAAGGACACCACGAGGAAGAGGCCCGCCCACAGCCGGTAGGACCCGGGGAACATCTCCGCGAACATCTCGGCGCACGCCACGATCAGTCCGATGCAGGTCTTCAGGCACGCGACGAAGACGATGGCCGCGATGAGGTACGCGCCCGCCGTGCCGAAGAAGTGGCTC
The sequence above is a segment of the Micrococcus endophyticus genome. Coding sequences within it:
- a CDS encoding uroporphyrinogen-III synthase codes for the protein MRVLLTRQPAQAGDLEAGLAGAEVAGRRLRVGFLPLTDFALPDDDGPLRALLADWAGVDGDAAGPGRSDGSRWLVLTSPNTVRALRAVGWDGHVPVGARIAVTGPGTARVLTEAGCDAAPWLPPEDRSAEGLIAGLAALHPRGARAWLPQSDRARPRLADGLRAAGWDVRTGLAYRTVPYSAQAGRRLLDAAADEGRGDVVTPARLAAVAAGTAVVLTSSSAAEEFVAAGLTPLVGERVRLVAIGAPTRDTCARRGLPLLGTAPTPDAAGVLAVLRAAA
- the hemC gene encoding hydroxymethylbilane synthase; the protein is MSTLRIGTRGSALATTQTTHVAQALAERAGLDHELVVIRTEGDVTTGSLASLGGTGVFASALRAAILDGAVDLAVHSLKDLPAAQPDTLEIAAVPERADLRDALCARDGLTLATLPEGARVGTGSPRRVAQLKALRPDLVLVDIRGNVQTRLARVPGLEQHDDGAPAAAGSPRGDLDAVILACAGLDRLGLDHVITERIDPDVMVPAPGQGALAVEVRAEDESFLGAALLEPDAPVGRLRAGLELVDDRATHVAVTAERALLRRLEAGCAAPIGAVARVVDGEAGAPRIEMTAMVAAVDGSRVLRRTSSVQLDPVPEDLAADPAAADEWLEDTLFVAAEALGVHVAEQFVAEGADLLPGTVRGVSATALEAAPQSDDPA
- a CDS encoding NYN domain-containing protein, which codes for MPEPTPASLRIAVLMDSDNVSPKFAPLILEELATYGTPTIKRAYGDWTTTNLNGWKKALNHHAIQPVQQFAYTVGKNSSDSALIIDAMDLLWMGNVDAFALVSSDSDFTRLATRLREGGKRVIGLGARKTPASLRNAVDQFIYLELLGTATDQDVDDDETGEDAPAKEENAKASEGSGRSGSRRGGRGRGRGSKTTDATDTPEATDADAEAPAADAAPAGDAATGRDGKGPEAKSGAGRRGRRASSSDVTEDPTPPEVPVEAEPEHDEADAAPRIDLQAALTKAVNATSTDDGWATLSLIGQHLSRTHVDFDPRDFGHSKLSTLVEDQPYLRTRTEGRTMEVSLVRRRSRRAEG